The following proteins are encoded in a genomic region of Protaetiibacter sp. SSC-01:
- a CDS encoding cold-shock protein — MANGTVKWFNAEKGFGFITSDGGQDVFVHYSAIDMPGYKVLEEGQAVTFEVGTGAKGPQAETVRPV, encoded by the coding sequence ATGGCCAACGGAACCGTGAAGTGGTTCAACGCGGAGAAGGGCTTCGGCTTCATCACGTCGGACGGCGGACAGGACGTCTTCGTGCACTACTCGGCCATCGACATGCCGGGCTACAAGGTGCTCGAGGAGGGTCAAGCCGTGACCTTCGAGGTCGGCACGGGCGCCAAGGGACCGCAGGCCGAGACCGTCCGCCCCGTCTGA
- a CDS encoding NAD(P)/FAD-dependent oxidoreductase: MTAERIVIVGAGLAGAAAAAELRARGFAGEVTLVGAEPHAPYIRPPLSKGYLAGDDERGSFDVHPLGWYAERDIRFRAGETAAGIDRASRVVALAGGEALAYDQLLLATGSTPHPLPVPGGDLAGVHLLRTIDQAYALRAAIADGGRRVVVVGAGWIGMEVAATARTLGNDVTVLLRGEVPLVSQLGAELGADFARLHEENGVVLRRGAEVRELVGGDAVTGVLLADGELVPADVVVAAVGAAPAIGLAASAGLETGDGVHVDARLRTSDERIWAAGDIAAILHPVLETAGLPARIRSEHWANAEKTGPAAARSMLGDGTPYDAIPYFYTDQFDLGMEYTGFPQLAAEGEVVVRGARAGREFIAFWVRDGAVVAGMNVNVWDVADDIEQLVRAGLAGAAVDRARLADPAVPLGDL, translated from the coding sequence ATGACCGCTGAACGCATCGTCATCGTCGGAGCGGGCCTCGCCGGGGCGGCTGCCGCCGCCGAGCTGCGGGCCCGCGGGTTCGCGGGCGAGGTGACTCTCGTGGGGGCGGAGCCACACGCGCCCTACATCCGACCGCCGCTCTCGAAGGGCTACCTAGCGGGGGACGACGAGCGCGGCTCGTTCGACGTGCACCCCCTCGGCTGGTACGCGGAGCGCGACATCCGGTTCCGCGCGGGGGAGACGGCGGCCGGGATCGACCGGGCCTCGCGCGTCGTAGCCCTCGCGGGCGGCGAGGCGCTCGCCTACGACCAGCTGCTGCTCGCGACGGGCTCGACACCGCATCCGCTGCCCGTGCCGGGCGGGGACCTCGCGGGCGTGCACCTGCTGCGCACGATCGACCAGGCGTACGCCCTGCGCGCCGCGATCGCCGACGGCGGGCGTCGCGTCGTCGTCGTCGGCGCCGGATGGATCGGCATGGAGGTCGCGGCGACCGCGCGCACGCTCGGGAACGATGTGACCGTGCTGCTGCGCGGCGAGGTGCCCCTCGTGTCGCAGCTCGGCGCGGAGCTCGGGGCGGATTTCGCTCGCCTCCACGAGGAGAACGGCGTCGTTCTGCGCCGCGGGGCCGAGGTGCGCGAGCTCGTCGGGGGCGACGCCGTCACGGGGGTGCTGCTCGCCGACGGTGAGCTCGTGCCGGCGGATGTCGTGGTCGCCGCGGTCGGCGCTGCGCCCGCGATCGGGCTCGCGGCATCCGCGGGGCTCGAGACGGGCGACGGCGTGCACGTCGACGCGCGGCTGCGGACGTCCGACGAGCGCATCTGGGCGGCGGGTGACATCGCCGCGATCCTGCACCCCGTGCTCGAGACGGCCGGGCTGCCCGCGCGCATCCGCAGCGAGCACTGGGCCAACGCCGAGAAGACGGGCCCGGCGGCGGCGCGCTCGATGCTCGGCGACGGGACGCCGTACGACGCGATCCCGTACTTCTACACCGATCAGTTCGACCTCGGCATGGAGTACACGGGGTTCCCCCAGCTCGCCGCCGAGGGCGAGGTCGTCGTGCGCGGGGCGCGCGCGGGGCGCGAGTTCATCGCGTTCTGGGTGCGCGACGGTGCGGTCGTCGCGGGGATGAACGTCAACGTGTGGGACGTCGCCGACGACATCGAGCAGCTCGTGCGTGCCGGCTTGGCGGGCGCCGCCGTCGACCGGGCACGGCTCGCCGACCCGGCGGTGCCGCTCGGCGACCTCTAG
- a CDS encoding DUF3048 domain-containing protein, which produces MESRGRRLIGALALAVSALLAGCTAAAAPMPAVSPTPTSTYVSTYETPAPVVYAPLTGMPVDDPASLAHPSLAAKIDDHTAARPQVGLEATDIVFEELVEGGLTRYVAVWHSNVPAEIGPIRSIRPMDPDIISPLGGIVAYSGGQQRFVAMMRDTNVYNAIHGMRDTDAVMFRTKSKAAPHNVIVKAQELIGMHLDLAAPQQHFSFAADAAGSTAAREGQPVAGIDLTFGAPSHPSWRWDAASSRWLRFQNGAVDLDSNGAQLSAVNVVVVRVPVSFGLGVPKTELIGGGEALVLSDGKVVHATWSKGDRLAPIRLVDDTGAVIRLAPGNSWVELVPQSGAADPVPVG; this is translated from the coding sequence ATGGAATCCCGGGGGCGTCGTCTGATCGGCGCTCTCGCACTCGCGGTGAGCGCACTGCTCGCGGGCTGCACGGCGGCCGCCGCACCCATGCCGGCAGTGAGTCCGACACCGACGAGCACCTATGTCTCCACCTACGAGACGCCCGCGCCCGTCGTCTACGCACCGCTCACGGGGATGCCGGTCGACGACCCGGCGAGCCTCGCGCATCCGTCGCTCGCCGCGAAGATCGACGACCACACGGCGGCGCGCCCGCAGGTGGGCCTCGAGGCGACCGACATCGTGTTCGAGGAGCTCGTCGAGGGCGGCCTCACGCGCTACGTCGCCGTGTGGCACTCGAACGTGCCCGCCGAGATCGGCCCCATCCGCTCGATCCGCCCCATGGATCCCGACATCATCTCGCCGCTCGGCGGCATCGTCGCGTACTCGGGCGGTCAGCAGCGCTTCGTCGCGATGATGCGCGACACGAACGTCTACAACGCCATCCACGGCATGCGCGACACGGATGCGGTCATGTTCCGCACGAAGTCGAAGGCCGCGCCGCACAACGTCATCGTGAAGGCGCAGGAGCTCATCGGCATGCACCTCGACCTCGCGGCGCCGCAGCAGCACTTCTCGTTCGCCGCGGATGCCGCGGGCTCGACCGCCGCACGCGAGGGCCAGCCCGTCGCGGGCATCGACCTCACCTTCGGGGCGCCCTCGCATCCGTCGTGGAGGTGGGATGCGGCCTCGTCGCGCTGGCTGCGCTTCCAGAACGGTGCCGTCGACCTCGACTCCAACGGGGCGCAGCTGTCGGCGGTCAACGTCGTCGTCGTGCGCGTGCCCGTGTCGTTCGGGCTCGGCGTGCCGAAGACCGAACTCATCGGCGGCGGCGAGGCTCTCGTGCTGTCGGACGGCAAGGTCGTGCACGCGACGTGGTCGAAGGGCGACCGCCTCGCGCCCATCCGTCTCGTCGACGACACGGGGGCCGTCATCCGGCTCGCCCCCGGCAACAGCTGGGTCGAGCTCGTGCCGCAGAGCGGCGCCGCCGACCCGGTGCCCGTCGGCTGA
- a CDS encoding cell wall metabolism sensor histidine kinase WalK, with translation MAKLHASFERWWNGVSLRTKITGVTVLLLTFGLAVAGMGTMTVLRTYLFDQRDASVSSWFQQVVGTADSAPDNLATCNFRYEPGYLVAIVDASGGVVCENVPRSSLQPDFSHMTLSWGYLHDSNLSTVTDATGRGQWRVMTSVLTGSDGSLATLVAGIDVTDIDTTITRYSLIFFLFAIAVVLLGAAVTQLLVTSTFAPLRDVERTAARFAAGDYSQRLGGATPNTEVGRLNRSLNAMLARIDLALADRQRAVEQMRRFVGDASHELRTPLVSLRGYAELYRMGALQKPDDVAQAMDRIEREAIRMGGLVEDLLELARLDEPRTVVYEPVDLLPIAQDAALDASASAPLRRITVVVPEPIDPPADAADGEAGAASATTTTPPVTEPPAARPATAAHVTPPATTMTGPIAFAGSALARLRRRRPAVAETTAASTTTGAVPLPEVGPIVRGDEDKLRQVVTNLIGNAMRFTPDDSPIELEVGVDRRGGYGVISIVDHGEGIPPQLREKIFQRFWRADTSRTRETGGSGLGLAIVAGIVAKHDGHVEVLETPGGGATFRVSIPLAPSPDEEPESTDAAAAPNGTAPRP, from the coding sequence ATGGCGAAGCTTCACGCGTCGTTCGAGCGGTGGTGGAACGGCGTCTCCCTCCGCACCAAGATCACGGGCGTCACCGTCCTGCTGCTGACCTTCGGCCTCGCCGTCGCGGGCATGGGCACCATGACGGTGCTGCGCACCTACCTCTTCGACCAGCGCGACGCATCCGTCTCGTCCTGGTTCCAGCAGGTGGTCGGCACGGCCGACTCGGCGCCCGACAACCTCGCGACGTGCAACTTCCGCTACGAGCCGGGCTACCTCGTCGCGATCGTCGACGCCTCGGGCGGCGTCGTGTGCGAGAACGTGCCGAGGTCGTCGCTGCAGCCCGACTTCTCGCACATGACCCTCTCGTGGGGCTACCTGCACGACAGCAATCTCTCGACGGTGACGGATGCGACGGGTCGCGGCCAGTGGCGCGTCATGACGAGCGTGCTCACGGGCTCCGACGGCTCGCTCGCGACGCTCGTCGCGGGCATCGACGTGACGGACATCGACACGACCATCACGCGCTACAGCCTCATCTTCTTCCTCTTCGCGATCGCGGTCGTGCTGCTCGGCGCCGCGGTGACCCAGCTGCTCGTCACGAGCACCTTCGCGCCGCTGCGCGACGTCGAGCGCACGGCCGCGCGCTTCGCCGCGGGCGACTACAGCCAGCGCCTCGGAGGCGCCACCCCGAACACCGAGGTCGGCCGCCTCAACCGCTCCCTCAACGCGATGCTCGCGCGCATCGACCTCGCCCTCGCCGACCGGCAGCGCGCCGTCGAGCAGATGCGTCGCTTCGTGGGCGACGCGAGCCACGAGCTGCGCACGCCCCTCGTGTCGTTGCGCGGCTACGCCGAGCTGTACCGGATGGGCGCCCTGCAGAAGCCCGACGACGTCGCCCAGGCCATGGACCGCATCGAGCGCGAGGCGATCCGCATGGGAGGACTCGTCGAGGACCTGCTCGAGCTCGCCCGCCTCGACGAGCCGCGCACGGTCGTGTATGAGCCGGTCGACCTGCTGCCGATCGCGCAGGATGCCGCCCTCGACGCATCCGCCTCGGCGCCGCTGCGCCGCATCACGGTCGTCGTGCCCGAGCCGATCGACCCGCCGGCGGATGCCGCCGACGGCGAGGCGGGCGCGGCATCCGCGACCACGACCACGCCTCCCGTGACGGAGCCGCCCGCGGCTCGACCGGCCACCGCGGCCCACGTCACGCCGCCCGCGACGACCATGACGGGGCCCATCGCGTTCGCCGGCTCGGCCCTCGCGCGCCTGCGCCGGCGTCGGCCGGCCGTCGCGGAGACGACCGCCGCGAGCACGACGACGGGCGCGGTGCCGCTGCCCGAGGTCGGCCCGATCGTGCGCGGAGACGAAGACAAGCTGCGCCAGGTCGTCACCAACCTCATCGGCAACGCCATGCGCTTCACGCCCGACGACAGCCCCATCGAGCTCGAGGTGGGAGTCGACCGCCGCGGCGGCTACGGCGTCATCTCGATCGTCGACCACGGCGAGGGCATCCCCCCGCAGCTGCGCGAGAAGATCTTCCAGCGCTTCTGGCGCGCCGACACGTCCCGCACTCGCGAGACGGGCGGTTCCGGGCTCGGGCTCGCGATCGTGGCAGGCATCGTCGCGAAGCACGACGGTCACGTCGAGGTGCTCGAGACGCCCGGCGGCGGTGCGACGTTCCGCGTCAGCATCCCGCTCGCCCCCAGCCCCGACGAGGAGCCGGAGTCCACGGATGCCGCGGCCGCGCCGAACGGGACCGCACCGCGTCCCTAA
- a CDS encoding pyrimidine reductase family protein, translated as MAEAQHVTIDRVWPDPAGDLGDDELVEALLASGDVLRVNFVSSVDGAATRDGLSGGLGDDADRRYFELLRRVAQVVVVGAGTVRAEGYGPLRVSDASAAWREERGLPPHPVFAIVSGSLDLDPASRIFAEAPVRPIVVTTPGRDIAAFAGVADVIECGTGSRIDADAAVAALRARGLTRILSEGGPTMFGALLAADLVDELCVTVSPTLEAGDARRIATGQLPDPRALELAHVLRSGSTLLLRYRRKRSTAAS; from the coding sequence GTGGCTGAAGCACAACATGTGACGATCGACCGGGTCTGGCCCGACCCGGCGGGGGACCTCGGCGACGACGAGCTCGTCGAGGCGCTACTCGCGTCGGGCGACGTGCTGCGGGTGAACTTCGTGTCGTCGGTCGACGGGGCGGCGACGCGCGACGGGCTCTCGGGCGGGCTCGGCGACGACGCCGACCGCCGCTACTTCGAGCTGCTGCGTCGCGTCGCGCAGGTCGTCGTCGTGGGGGCGGGCACCGTGCGGGCCGAGGGCTACGGGCCGCTGCGGGTGTCGGATGCGTCGGCCGCGTGGCGGGAGGAGCGCGGGCTGCCGCCGCATCCGGTGTTCGCGATCGTGTCGGGCTCGCTCGACCTCGACCCCGCGTCGCGCATCTTCGCCGAGGCGCCGGTGCGGCCGATCGTCGTCACGACGCCCGGGCGTGACATCGCTGCGTTCGCGGGAGTGGCGGATGTCATCGAGTGCGGGACGGGCTCGCGCATCGACGCGGATGCCGCGGTCGCGGCCCTGCGCGCACGAGGCCTCACGCGCATCCTGAGCGAGGGCGGGCCCACCATGTTCGGGGCGTTGCTCGCGGCCGACCTCGTCGACGAGCTGTGCGTGACGGTGTCGCCGACGCTCGAGGCGGGTGACGCGCGCCGCATCGCGACGGGTCAGCTGCCCGACCCGCGTGCGCTCGAGCTCGCGCACGTGCTGCGTTCGGGGTCGACGCTGCTGCTGCGGTACCGGCGGAAGCGCTCCACCGCCGCCTCCTGA
- a CDS encoding DUF3263 domain-containing protein produces MSASSGAARLTPAEPLDPFSRRVLEFEDAWAGRTGAKASAIRAEFDVAPARYYQLLSAILDSPAALRHDPLLVRRLQRVRDARAAARASRTFRIDTQDPTD; encoded by the coding sequence ATGTCCGCCAGCTCGGGCGCCGCGCGCCTCACTCCGGCCGAACCGCTCGACCCGTTCTCGCGGCGCGTGCTCGAGTTCGAGGACGCCTGGGCGGGGCGGACGGGGGCGAAGGCCTCGGCCATCCGTGCCGAGTTCGACGTGGCACCCGCACGTTACTATCAGCTTCTGTCGGCCATACTCGATTCGCCGGCAGCGCTGCGCCACGACCCACTCCTGGTGCGCCGATTGCAGCGTGTGCGGGATGCCCGGGCGGCAGCCCGCGCCTCCCGAACCTTCCGCATCGACACCCAGGACCCGACCGACTAG
- the folP gene encoding dihydropteroate synthase, with protein MAIVNRTPDSFHDKGATFALDRAVEAALAAVADGADWVDVGGVPFGRGPVVELEEELERIVPLVAAVRAASDVVISVDTFNARVAEAALAAGADVVNDTSGLWDPDMASVVAASEGHIVLTHSLTPPRTPHPSPRYDDVVRTVVDHLRSRIDTALAAGVPFERLIVDPGHDLNKNTLHSLELTRRLGEVAQLGPPVLVALSNKDFIGETLDRTQYERLEGSLAAAVVSIINGARIVRVHDVRATVAAVRMTEAILGWREPAWLKHNM; from the coding sequence ATGGCGATCGTCAACCGCACGCCCGACTCGTTCCACGACAAGGGGGCGACGTTCGCGCTCGACCGAGCGGTCGAGGCGGCTCTCGCCGCGGTCGCCGACGGCGCCGACTGGGTCGACGTTGGCGGCGTGCCGTTCGGACGCGGGCCGGTCGTCGAGCTCGAGGAGGAGCTCGAGCGGATCGTGCCGCTCGTCGCAGCGGTGCGCGCCGCATCCGACGTCGTCATCTCGGTCGACACCTTCAACGCGCGCGTCGCGGAGGCCGCGCTCGCCGCGGGTGCCGACGTCGTCAACGACACCTCCGGCCTGTGGGACCCGGACATGGCATCTGTCGTCGCGGCGTCGGAGGGGCACATCGTGCTCACGCACTCGCTCACCCCGCCGCGCACGCCGCATCCGTCGCCCCGCTACGACGATGTCGTGCGCACCGTCGTCGACCACCTGCGCTCTCGCATCGACACGGCGCTCGCGGCGGGCGTGCCGTTCGAGCGGCTCATCGTCGACCCCGGGCACGACCTCAACAAGAACACGCTGCACTCGCTCGAGCTCACGCGGCGGCTCGGGGAGGTCGCCCAGCTCGGGCCGCCCGTGCTCGTGGCGCTCTCGAACAAGGACTTCATCGGCGAGACGCTCGACCGCACGCAGTACGAGCGGCTCGAGGGCTCGCTCGCGGCGGCCGTCGTGTCGATCATCAACGGCGCCCGCATCGTGCGCGTGCACGACGTGCGCGCGACGGTCGCGGCGGTGCGTATGACGGAGGCGATCCTCGGCTGGAGGGAGCCGGCGTGGCTGAAGCACAACATGTGA
- a CDS encoding DUF2332 family protein — protein MTEGTRDWYLRAARELAATSPRQVEWCFGVAHDDRVLALLDALPRPARQPSLLFAVAAYLGVPDAPYAVWADAVLARAEDLARELPRRRVQTNEPGRCVPLLVALAHIPGPIALVELGASAGLCLLPDRYGYRFRTPDGEAGVALGDGSPVLEARLDAVLVPDALPDIRWRRGVDLAPLDARDADDARWLEASLPPDRPERRERLRAALAAARAHPVEVVAGDALAALPAAVADALAALPAAATASATLVVATLGTAVYLPPADRERLLAAIAGAGGRAVTFEARGALPEVTERWAALAAEGRADAAAGFVLALDGVPLASGSPHGDVLEAVRPPAGRPGTEAHRS, from the coding sequence ATGACGGAGGGCACGCGCGACTGGTACCTGCGGGCCGCGCGCGAGCTCGCGGCCACGTCGCCGCGGCAGGTGGAGTGGTGCTTCGGCGTCGCCCATGACGACCGCGTGCTCGCCCTGCTCGACGCCCTCCCGCGACCCGCGCGGCAGCCGTCGCTGCTGTTCGCGGTCGCGGCGTACCTCGGCGTGCCCGACGCGCCCTACGCCGTGTGGGCGGATGCCGTGCTCGCCCGCGCGGAGGACCTCGCACGCGAGCTGCCGCGCCGCCGCGTGCAGACGAACGAGCCCGGGCGCTGCGTGCCGCTCCTCGTGGCGCTCGCCCACATCCCAGGACCGATCGCCCTCGTCGAGCTCGGCGCGTCGGCGGGGCTCTGCCTGCTGCCCGACCGGTACGGCTACCGCTTCCGCACGCCGGACGGCGAGGCAGGGGTTGCACTCGGCGACGGCAGCCCTGTGCTCGAGGCCCGACTCGACGCCGTGCTCGTCCCCGACGCGCTCCCCGACATCCGCTGGCGGCGGGGCGTGGACCTCGCACCGCTCGACGCGCGCGACGCCGACGACGCGCGCTGGCTCGAGGCCTCGCTGCCGCCCGACCGGCCCGAGCGGCGGGAACGCCTGCGCGCCGCACTCGCGGCGGCGCGCGCGCACCCCGTCGAGGTCGTCGCGGGCGACGCGCTCGCCGCCCTGCCCGCCGCGGTCGCGGACGCGCTCGCCGCCCTGCCCGCCGCCGCGACCGCCAGCGCGACCCTCGTCGTCGCGACGCTCGGCACCGCCGTCTACCTGCCGCCCGCCGACCGCGAACGCCTGCTCGCGGCGATCGCCGGGGCGGGCGGTCGGGCCGTCACGTTCGAGGCCCGCGGAGCCCTGCCCGAGGTCACCGAGCGCTGGGCCGCGCTCGCGGCGGAGGGGCGAGCGGATGCCGCCGCTGGCTTCGTGCTCGCCCTCGACGGGGTGCCCCTCGCATCCGGCTCCCCGCACGGCGACGTGCTCGAGGCTGTGCGTCCTCCCGCGGGTCGCCCGGGCACGGAGGCTCACCGCTCCTAG
- a CDS encoding response regulator transcription factor — translation MSDGPKILIVDDEPNIRDLLTTSLRFAGFAVRAVGNGAQAISAVLDEEPDLIILDVMLPDMNGFGVTKRLRASGYTAPILFLTAKDDTEDKITGLTVGGDDYVTKPFSLDEIVARIKAILRRTMQDEEDAIIRAGELTMDQDTHEVTVGDVPVELSPTEFKLLRYLMLNPNRVLSKAQILDHVWEYDFNGDAGIVESYISYLRRKIDQHSSEPMIQTKRGFGYMLKTAKA, via the coding sequence ATGAGCGACGGACCCAAGATCCTCATCGTCGACGACGAGCCCAACATCCGCGACCTGCTCACCACGAGCCTCCGCTTCGCCGGCTTCGCCGTGCGCGCGGTCGGCAACGGCGCCCAGGCCATCTCGGCGGTCCTCGACGAGGAGCCCGACCTCATCATCCTCGACGTCATGTTGCCCGACATGAACGGCTTCGGCGTCACCAAGCGGCTGCGCGCATCCGGCTACACCGCGCCCATCCTCTTCCTCACCGCGAAGGACGACACCGAGGACAAGATCACGGGCCTCACCGTCGGCGGCGACGACTACGTCACCAAGCCCTTCTCGCTCGACGAGATCGTCGCGCGCATCAAGGCCATCCTGCGCCGCACCATGCAGGACGAGGAAGACGCCATCATCCGCGCGGGCGAGCTCACGATGGACCAGGACACGCACGAGGTCACCGTCGGCGACGTGCCCGTCGAACTCTCCCCCACCGAGTTCAAGCTCCTGCGCTACCTCATGCTCAACCCCAACCGCGTGCTGTCGAAGGCGCAGATCCTCGACCACGTGTGGGAGTACGACTTCAACGGCGACGCGGGCATCGTCGAGAGCTACATCTCGTACCTGCGGCGCAAGATCGACCAGCACTCCTCCGAGCCGATGATCCAGACCAAGCGCGGCTTCGGCTACATGCTCAAGACCGCGAAGGCGTGA
- a CDS encoding WXG100 family type VII secretion target, producing MTTFQVDSEAVLAHAAAARQTVARIQSEVTALHSQLEQLQASWRGGAATAFHAVVAEWRTTQQRVEESLGAIGTSLAQAGQQYAEIEQHNTRLFLR from the coding sequence ATGACCACGTTCCAGGTAGACAGCGAAGCCGTCCTCGCACACGCGGCGGCCGCCCGACAGACCGTCGCGCGCATCCAGTCCGAGGTGACGGCGCTCCACTCTCAGCTCGAGCAGTTGCAGGCATCGTGGCGCGGCGGTGCCGCGACCGCGTTCCACGCCGTCGTCGCCGAGTGGCGCACGACGCAGCAGCGCGTCGAGGAGTCGCTCGGCGCGATCGGCACCTCGCTCGCGCAGGCCGGCCAGCAGTACGCCGAGATCGAACAGCACAACACGCGGTTGTTCCTGCGGTAG
- a CDS encoding LytR C-terminal domain-containing protein yields the protein MASFPRDRFDDIPGGVDRVGAHRAPGRRGRGWIGFGWAVLATAVLTVAGLFLLSTFDPTFKLPFAQETPTPTPTPTVVETAEPITDPLAVDPEYLGQLTLAVLNGTPTQGLSNTAGDQIAAAGWPNPSRASASNTEEPTTIVYFSNPDDEGIARGIAQLVGASDVQLSDAFPIAAITVVLGEDYVPPAPAG from the coding sequence ATGGCCAGCTTCCCCCGCGACCGCTTCGACGACATCCCCGGCGGCGTCGACCGCGTCGGCGCGCACCGCGCCCCCGGCCGTCGCGGCCGCGGCTGGATCGGCTTCGGCTGGGCCGTGCTCGCGACCGCCGTGCTGACCGTCGCGGGCCTGTTCCTGCTCTCGACGTTCGACCCGACCTTCAAGCTGCCGTTCGCGCAGGAGACCCCGACGCCGACGCCCACGCCGACCGTCGTCGAGACCGCCGAGCCGATCACCGACCCGCTCGCCGTGGACCCCGAGTACCTCGGTCAGCTCACGCTCGCCGTGCTCAACGGCACGCCGACGCAGGGCCTCTCGAACACCGCAGGCGACCAGATCGCCGCAGCCGGCTGGCCGAACCCGAGCCGCGCATCCGCGTCGAACACCGAGGAGCCGACGACGATCGTCTACTTCTCGAACCCCGACGACGAGGGCATCGCGCGCGGCATCGCGCAGCTCGTCGGCGCGAGTGACGTGCAGCTGTCGGACGCGTTCCCGATCGCGGCGATCACGGTCGTGCTCGGCGAGGACTACGTCCCGCCGGCGCCTGCCGGCTAA
- the groL gene encoding chaperonin GroEL (60 kDa chaperone family; promotes refolding of misfolded polypeptides especially under stressful conditions; forms two stacked rings of heptamers to form a barrel-shaped 14mer; ends can be capped by GroES; misfolded proteins enter the barrel where they are refolded when GroES binds) encodes MAKIIAFDEEARRGLERGLNTLADAVKVTLGPRGRNVVLEKKWGAPTITNDGVSIAKEIELDDPYEKIGAELVKEVAKKTDDVAGDGTTTSVVLAQALVREGLRNVAAGADPISLKRGIEKAVAAVETELRANAKEVETKEEYAATASISAADPEIGQLIAEAIDKVGKEGVVTVEESNTFGTTLELTEGMRFDKGYLSAYFVTDPERQEAVFEDPYILIVNSKISNIKDLLPIVDKVIQAGKQLLIIAEDVDGEALATLVVNKIRGIFKSVAVKAPGFGDRRKAQLQDIAILTGGQVISEEVGLKLENATLDLLGQARKVIVTKDETTIVEGAGSADAIAGRVKQLRQEIDNTDSDYDREKLQERLAKLAGGVAVIKAGAATEVELKERKHRIEDAIRNAKAAGEEGIVAGGGVALIQAGKTAFEKLEVSGDEATGANIVKVAIDAPLKQIALNAGLEPGVVVDKVRNLPVGQGLNAATGEYVDMLSAGISDPVKVTRSALLNAASIAGLFLTTEAVVADKPEKNPVPAGDPTGGMDF; translated from the coding sequence ATGGCTAAGATCATCGCTTTCGACGAGGAGGCCCGTCGCGGCCTCGAGCGCGGCCTCAACACCCTGGCCGACGCCGTCAAGGTCACCCTCGGGCCCCGCGGCCGCAACGTCGTGCTCGAGAAGAAGTGGGGCGCCCCCACGATCACGAACGACGGCGTGTCCATCGCCAAGGAGATCGAGCTCGACGACCCGTACGAGAAGATCGGCGCGGAGCTCGTCAAGGAGGTCGCCAAGAAGACCGACGACGTCGCGGGCGACGGCACCACGACCTCCGTCGTGCTCGCCCAGGCGCTCGTGCGCGAGGGCCTGCGCAACGTCGCGGCCGGCGCCGACCCCATCAGCCTCAAGCGCGGAATCGAGAAGGCCGTCGCGGCCGTCGAGACCGAGCTGCGCGCCAACGCCAAGGAGGTCGAGACGAAGGAGGAGTACGCGGCCACCGCGTCCATCTCCGCCGCCGACCCCGAGATCGGCCAGCTCATCGCCGAGGCGATCGACAAGGTCGGCAAGGAGGGCGTCGTCACCGTCGAGGAGTCGAACACCTTCGGCACGACGCTCGAGCTCACCGAGGGCATGCGCTTCGACAAGGGCTACCTGTCGGCGTACTTCGTGACGGACCCGGAGCGCCAGGAGGCGGTCTTCGAGGACCCGTACATCCTCATCGTCAACAGCAAGATCTCGAACATCAAGGATCTGCTCCCCATCGTCGACAAGGTCATCCAGGCGGGCAAGCAGCTGCTCATCATCGCCGAGGACGTCGACGGCGAGGCTCTCGCGACGCTCGTCGTGAACAAGATCCGCGGCATCTTCAAGTCGGTCGCCGTCAAGGCCCCCGGCTTCGGCGACCGCCGCAAGGCCCAGCTGCAGGACATCGCGATCCTCACGGGCGGCCAGGTCATCTCCGAGGAGGTCGGCCTCAAGCTCGAGAACGCCACCCTCGACCTGCTCGGCCAGGCGCGCAAGGTCATCGTCACCAAGGACGAGACCACGATCGTCGAGGGCGCCGGCTCGGCCGACGCCATCGCGGGCCGCGTCAAGCAGCTCCGCCAGGAGATCGACAACACCGACTCCGACTACGACCGCGAGAAGCTCCAGGAGCGCCTCGCCAAGCTCGCGGGCGGCGTCGCCGTCATCAAGGCGGGTGCGGCCACCGAGGTCGAGCTCAAGGAGCGCAAGCACCGCATCGAGGACGCCATCCGCAACGCGAAGGCGGCCGGCGAGGAGGGCATCGTCGCCGGTGGTGGCGTCGCGCTCATCCAGGCGGGCAAGACCGCGTTCGAGAAGCTCGAGGTCTCGGGCGACGAGGCGACCGGTGCGAACATCGTCAAGGTCGCGATCGACGCGCCGCTCAAGCAGATCGCCCTCAACGCCGGTCTCGAGCCGGGCGTCGTCGTCGACAAGGTGCGCAACCTCCCCGTGGGCCAGGGCCTCAACGCCGCCACGGGCGAGTACGTCGACATGCTGTCGGCCGGCATCAGCGACCCGGTGAAGGTGACCCGTTCGGCGCTGCTCAACGCGGCTTCGATCGCCGGTCTCTTCCTCACCACCGAGGCCGTCGTCGCCGACAAGCCCGAGAAGAACCCGGTTCCGGCCGGCGACCCCACGGGCGGCATGGACTTTTGA